One window from the genome of Anopheles coluzzii chromosome X, AcolN3, whole genome shotgun sequence encodes:
- the LOC120953968 gene encoding neurobeachin isoform X14, translating to MADLTRPPLCDIKRPEEVVKMSMTDNLKFAVLIGLIEVGQVSNREVVNTVLHLLVGGEFDMELNFVVQDAQNVKHMLELLDHCPANLQAEVWSVFIAILKKSVRNLQACTEIGLIEHVLARLQQAEPIVADLLIEMLGVLASYSITVKELKLLFGAMKAVNGKWPRHSAKLLNVLKQMPHRNGPDVFFSFPGRKGSAIVLPPLAKWPYENGFTFSTWFRLDPINSVNIEREKPYLYCFKTSKGVGYTAHFVGNCLVLTSMKVKGKGFQHCVKYEFQPRKWYMIAIVYIYNRWTKSEIKCLVNGQLASSTEMAWLVSTNDPFDKCYVGATPELDEERVFCGQMAAIYLFSEALTTQQICAMHRLGPGYKSQFRFDNECYLNLPDNHKRVLYDGKLSSAIVFMYNPVATDGQLCLQSAPKGNLSYFVHTPHSLMLQDVKAVVTHSIHCTLNSIGGIQVLFPLFSQLDMPYEGTDVRKDPTLCAKLLGFICELVESSQTVQQHMIQNRGFLVISFMLQRSSRDHLSLDVLGSFLSLTKYLVTCLSANSDLLLKQLLDHVLFNPSLWIYTPATVQARLYAYLATEFLSDTQIYSNVRRVSTVLQTVHTLKFYYWVVNPRAKSGITPKGLDGPRPAQKDILAIRAYILLFLKQLIMIGNGAKDDELQSILNYLMTMHEDENLHDVLQMLISLMSEHPSSMVPAFDVKHGVRTIFKLLAAESQLIRLQALKLLGFFLSRSTHKRKYDVMSPHNLYTLLAERLLLYEESVSLPTYNVLYEIMTEHISQQILYAKHPEPESHYRLENPMILKVVATLIRQSKQSEQLIEVKKLFLSDMTLLCNNNRENRRTVLQMSVWQEWLIAMAYIHPKNSEEQKLSDMVYSLFRMLLHHAIKYEYGGWRVWVDTLAIVHSKVSYEEFKLQFAQMYEHYEKHRTDNITDPALRQQRPISTISGWEHGANGSTGAGTGKEGELDMHGKCVKQMAVPPGTAVAPGCVCEPETGETMIDTSVMVKQQQAIAFQDAPAGSNGYVRGGEPDLLEEDETCLPDGPQDGMDGEEEEENDDADGVDEEEEEVEEEEEDEEQDEEEGDEQRAFGSGQQQVPGSEPTACSQTSATNTNTTTTEHVVKTIVDEIIDKSANMLVEQQQPQHGETKEAPAEPTSSPVIKDEEIELAVNEVVKMNQNSLKAVEGEGGDMDAGADSNQQCGDESTRGSVEPVGTSEPSTVSSSPSVVCVSDRSNDRATVPASPVLQGEPDARKVAAAVDSIVEELLDRCFPASEHEEGDGATALAAEMQEVVESIITDAVEKAEKGASTAVVGEQQQDGSGTDVQRHHHHHRHHPHHHHHHHHHHAHEGEEHQRISVVSDAMEGMAISEKQRAGGNSLIEEDEEEVEEEEEEEEEEEEEEEEDDGEVLVAETEEPLDASDERAGGAVSVDTASDGAATGTADSGKPNSNSTISTGSKRAVSVSTNTQQYLDAQSHPKQAAQPLQQQPTTASQTPPVQPMSYESGSSTAGGGGVKRSKSSSTRPMFSPGPTRPPFRIPEFKWSYIHQRLLSDVLFSLETDIQVWRSHSTKSVLDFVNSAENAIFVVNTVHLISQLADNLIIACGGLLPLLASATSPNSELDVLEPTQGMPLDVAVSFLQRLVNMADVLIFASSLNFSELEAEKNMSSGGILRQCLRLVCTCAVRNCLECKERTRGLYNGMSLKDIPGGVHLQALIRGAQSTSKTIIESLSGPMSPVKDPEKLLQDMDINRLRAVIYRDVEETKQAQFLSLAIVYFISVLMVSKYRDILEPPVELQIHRNSSPVIHRSTPTQESSNRPLFPQWSHHVYPQFLPGSHPNHQPTIVHGSSNTITSSSSQTISSSSGSSSAGGCGNLLNSNNNNNNNNNNNNNNNNNSNLINNNTSGGSINHKDVAGASVNGSTLPLYYGHAGTATNTATNNTLNNNNNNGQGFGTGPGNCIFTSEMLNCYSPAAAAAAASAAAIAGGHLQQHHQQQQQPQHYTQQQHGLNNNSLTALINTGGVGSYGAGSAPVVGLRAVGRTVGTTVTAGLHNGVGVGHGGKLSKGTQSMQEGDYEVIVVDENNSSVIADNDSHSSGPLSIKSVDSDGGSLNLNSTENDPQEVETSSEIMPDDNKPTNSNDESWTDVNLNDDGASELKPPRTDGGALGIGGVPGSNGSGVGTGAGSLGPMASALSGRMDGVTGASVNLGGGAGGTGGVKHESDIAVVRVPDGYGGQVVGPTGGSVRGRPEDLNLKAPFVSQLPLAIPSREASLTQKLEIALGPVCPLLREIMVDFAPFLSKTLVGSHGQELLMEGKGLTTFKNSHSVVELVMLLCSQEWQNSLQKHAGLAFIELINEGRLLSHAMKDHIVRVANEAEFILNRMRADDVLKHADFESQCAQTLLERREEERMCDHLITAARRRDNVIASRLLEKVRNIMGNRHGAWGDMNANYQKQIFWKLDAWEDDARRRKRMVQNPRGSSHPQATLKASLENGTTGGTVAAATSSTASTAATSADEAVGSGDTTTPTSARLAGGGGGVAREEIYSQIAVPRSQQPDLLDDSELLIEDRELDLDLTGPVNISTKAKLIAPGLVAPGTMSITSTEMYFEVDEENGEFQQIDQEVLKYCDHLHGKWYFSEIRAIFSRRYLLQNVALEIFLASRTSILFAFPDQHTVKKVIKALPRVGVGIKYGIPQTRRASMMSPRQLMRNSNMTQKWQRREISNFEYLMFLNTIAGRTYNDLNQYPVFPWVITNYESRELDLSQPSNYRDLSKPIGALNPSRREYFEERYETWDTPGIPPFHYGTHYSTAAFVLNWLIRIEPFTTMFLALQGGKFDHPDRLFSSVALSWKNCQRDTSDVKELIPEWYFLPEMFYNASDYRLGQRDDGSTVGDVELPPWAKTPEEFVRINRMALESEFVSCQLHQWIDLIFGYKQRGPEAMRATNVFYYLTYEGSVDLDTIGDPVTRDAIENQIRNFGQTPSLLLMEPHPPRSSAMHLSPMMFNTMPDDVCMSLKFHLNSPIIHISANTYPQLPLPSVVTVTAGHQFAVNRWNCQYTASIQSPSYAESTQNLNANLPLTMDPLLSQINGHNNSNQQNRRHLGDNFSQKLQIKSNCYVTTVDSRFLIACGFWDNSFRVFSTETAKIVQIIFGHFGVVTCLSRSECNITSDCYIASGSADCTILLWHWNARTQSIVGEGEIPTPRATLTGHETAVTSVVISAELGLVVSGSINGPVLVHTTFGDLLRSLEAPKDFISPENITLSREGFIVVNYDEGSVAAYTINGKLLRYESHNDNLQCMLLSRDGEYLMTAGNKGIVEVWRTFNLAPLYAFPACNSGIRSLALTHDQKYLLAGLATGSIIVFHIDFNRWHHEYQQRY from the exons ATGGCAGATCTTACGCGACCGCCGCTGTGTGACATCAAGCGACCCGAGGAAGTGGTGAAAATGTCGATGACGGACAACCTCAAGTTCGCCGTCCTGATCGGGCTGATCGAGGTGGGCCAGGTGTCGAACCGGGAGGTGGTCAACACGGTGCTGCATCTG CTGGTCGGCGGCGAATTCGACATGGAGCTTAACTTCGTCGTGCAGGACGCGCAGAACGTGAAACACATGCTCGAGCTGCTGGATCACTGTCCGGCCAACCTGCAGGCTGAGGTGTGGAGCGTGTTCATCGCGATCCTGAAGAAGAGCGTCCGCAACCTTCAGGCGTGCACCGAGATCGGCCTGATCGAGCATGTGCTGGCACGGTTGCAGCAGGCCGAACCCATCGTGGCCG ATTTGCTCATCGAGATGCTTGGTGTGCTCGCCAGTTACAGTATTACGGTGAAGGAGCTGAAGCTGCTGTTCGGCGCAATGAAGGCGGTGAACGGGAAATGGCCCCGCCATTCGGCCAAGCTGCTGAACGTGCTGAAGCAGATGCCACACCGGAACGGGCCTGACGTGTTTTTCAGCTTCCCAGGCCGTAAGGGTTCG GCAATCGTGCTGCCACCGTTGGCGAAATGGCCGTACGAGAACGGATTCACTTTTAGCACCTGGTTTCGGCTGGATCCGATTAACTCGGTTAACATAGAGCGTGAAAAGCCCTACCTATACTG TTTTAAAACGTCCAAGGGTGTCGGTTACACGGCACACTTTGTGGGCAACTGCCTGGTGCTAACGTCCATGAAGGTGAAGGGTAAGGGTTTCCAGCACTGCGTCAAGTACGAGTTTCAGCCGCGCAAGTGGTACATGATTGCCATTGTATATATCTACAACCGGTGGACGAAGAGTGAGATCAAGTGCCTGGTGAATGGGCAGCTAGCGTCAAGCACGGAAATGGCCTGGCTAGTGTCGACGAACGAT CCGTTCGACAAGTGTTACGTTGGCGCCACGCCGGAGCTGGACGAGGAGCGCGTGTTCTGCGGACAGATGGCCGCCATCTATCTCTTCTCGGAGGCACTAACCACGCAGCAGATCTGTGCAATGCATCGGCTCGGCCCTGGCTACAAG TCCCAGTTCCGCTTTGACAACGAGTGCTATCTGAATCTGCCGGACAACCACAAGCGG GTACTGTACGATGGCAAACTGTCCAGCGCTATCGTCTTCATGTACAATCCGGTCGCTACCGACGGTCAGCTGTGCTTACAGTCGGCTCCCAAGGGCAATCTGTCGTACTTTGTGCACACACCGCACTCGCTTATGCTGCAG GACGTAAAGGCTGTCGTGACTCATTCCATCCACTGTACGCTGAACTCCATCGGCGGTATACAGGTGCTGTTTCCGCTCTTTTCCCAGCTTGATATGCCTTACGAAGGCACAGATGTGCGAAAGGATCCAACGCTATG TGCCAAATTGCTTGGATTCATTTGCGAACTCGTCGAAAGTTCACAAACGGTACAGCAGCACATGATACAG AATCGTGGTTTCCTGGTGATATCCTTCATGCTTCAGCGTTCCTCCCGCGATCACCTCTCGCTAGACGTGCTGGGATCGTTTCTGAGTCTTACCAAGTATCTGGTGACCTGCCTGTCCGCCAACTCGGATCTCTTGCTCAAACAG CTGCTAGATCACGTGCTGTTCAATCCGTCACTGTGGATCTACACGCCCGCGACGGTACAGGCCCGCCTGTACGCGTACCTGGCGACGGAGTTCCTCAGCGACACGCAGATCTACAGCAACGTGCGGCGCGTCAGCACCGTCTTGCAGACGGTGCACACGCTCAAGTTCTACTACTGGGTGGTGAACCCGCGCGCCAAGAGCGGCATCACGCCGAAGGGTCTCGATGGACCCCGGCCGGCCCAAAAGGACATCCTTGCGATTCGTGCGTATATCCTGCTGTTCCTGAAGCAGCTAATCATGATCGGCAACGGTGCGAAGGACGACGAGCTGCAGAGCATCCTTAACTATCTGATGACGATGCACGAGGACGAGAACCTGCACGACGTGCTGCAGATGCTGATCTCGCTGATGTCCGAGCATCCGAGCTCGATGGTGCCGGCGTTCGACGTGAAGCATGGCGTGCGCACCATCTTCAAGCTGCTCGCCGCCGAAAGTCAGCTGATACGGTTGCAGGCACTCAAGCTGCTGGGCTTTTTCCTGTCGCGTAGCACGCACAA GCGCAAGTACGATGTGATGTCGCCGCACAATCTGTATACGCTGCTGGCCGaacggctgctgctgtacgaGGAGTCCGTCTCGCTGCCTACGTACAACGTGCTGTACGAGATTATGACCGAGCACATCTCGCAGCAGATACTGTATGCCAAGCATCCCGAACCGGAAAGCCACTACCGGCTGGAAAACCCGATGATCTTGAAGGTGGTGGCCACGCTAATCCGCCAGTCGAAGCAGTCGGAGCAGCTGATCGAGGTGAAGAAGCTGTTCCTCTCCGACATGACGCTGCTGTGCAACAACAATCGCGAAAACCGGCGCACCGTACTGCAGATGAGCGTCTGGCAGGAGTGGCTGATCGCGATGGCGTACATCCATCCGAAGAACTCGGAGGAGCAGAAGCTGTCCGACATGGTGTACTCGCTGTTCCGCATGCTGCTCCATCACGCGATCAAGTACGAGTACGGCGGATGGCGCGTCTGGGTGGACACACTCGCGATCGTCCACTCGAAGGTGTCGTACGAGGAGTTTAAGTTGCAGTTCGCTCAAATGTACGAGCACTACGAGAAGCACAGGACGGACAATATTACCGATCCGGCGCTGCGCCAGCAGCGGCCGATCAGCACTATCAGCGGCTGGGAGCACGGTGCGAACGGGAGCACCGGTGCCGGCACCGGCAAGGAGGGTGAGCTGGACATGCACGGCAAGTGCGTGAAGCAGATGGCGGTACCGCCGGGAACGGCGGTGGCGCCCGGGTGCGTTTGCGAGCCGGAAACGGGCGAAACGATGATCGACACGAGCGTGAtggtgaagcagcagcaggcgatCGCGTTTCAGGACGCGCCGGCGGGCAGTAATGGTTACGTGCGGGGAGGCGAACCGGACCTGCTCGAGGAGGACGAAACGTGCCTGCCCGATGGCCCGCAGGATGGGATGGACGgtgaagaggaggaagagaaCGACGACGCCGATGGGGTGgatgaggaagaggaagaagtggaggaagaggaagaggatgaAGAGCAGGATGAGGAGGAAGGGGATGAGCAACGAGCGTTCGGTAGTGGGCAGCAGCAGGTGCCTGGCAGCGAACCGACCGCCTGCAGCCAAACGTCAGCCACCAataccaacaccaccaccaccgagcaTGTGGTGAAAACGATCGTCGATGAAATCATCGACAAGTCAGCCAATATGCtggtggagcagcagcagccgcagcacgGTGAGACCAAGGAGGCACCGGCCGAACCGACCTCCTCGCCAGTGATCAAAGACGAGGAGATCGAGCTGGCGGTGAACGAGGTCGTAAAGATGAACCAGAACTCACTCAAAGCGGTCGAAGGGGAAGGAGGCGATATGGATGCTGGCGCCGACAGCAACCAGCAGTGTGGCGACGAATCGACCCGCGGCAGTGTTGAGCCGGTCGGCACGTCGGAACCGTCCACCGTCAGCAGCTCGCCGTCAGTAGTGTGCGTCAGTGATAGGTCAAATGATAGAGCAACCGTGCCAGCGTCGCCGGTGCTGCAGGGCGAACCGGACGCACGGAAGGTGGCTGCCGCAGTGGACAGCATCGTGGAGGAGCTCCTTGATCGGTGCTTCCCTGCATCGGAGCATGAGGAGGGTGACGGTGCGACGGCACTTGCCGCCGAGATGCAGGAGGTGGTGGAATCGATCATAACGGATGCGGTCGAGAAGGCGGAGAAAGGCGCAAGCACTGCAGTGGTCGGCGAGCAACAGCAGGATGGCAGTGGTACTGATGTGcagcgccaccaccatcaccatcgtcaccatcctcatcatcaccatcaccatcatcatcaccacgcTCACGAGGGTGAGGAGCATCAGCGCATTTCCGTGGTGTCGGATGCGATGGAGGGTATGGCAATCAGTGAGAAGCAGCGCGCCGGTGGCAACAGTTTGATCGAGGAGGACGAAGAAGAAGTggaagaagaggaggaggaagaagaggaagaggaagaggaggaagaggaggatgaTGGGGAGGTATTGGTGGCCGAGACGGAGGAACCGCTCGATGCTTCCGATGAgcgtgctggtggtgctgttaGCGTAGACACTGCCAGTGACGGAGCCGCTACCGGTACGGCGGACAGTGGCAAACCGAACAGCAATAGTACGATCAGTACCGGATCCAAGCGTGCCGTTAGCGTGTCCACCAATACACAACAGTATCTCGATGCACAATCGCACCCGAAACAAGCCGCCCagccgctgcagcagcaaccgacAACGGCCTCACAAACGCCACCGGTGCAACCGATGAGCTACGAAAGTGGCAGTAGTAccgctggcggtggtggtgtcaAGCGTTCCAAGTCATCATCGACACGACCCATGTTTTCGCCCGGCCCGACCCGGCCCCCGTTCCGCATACCGGAGTTTAAATGGTCCTACATCCATCAGCGTCTGCTCTCCGACGTGCTCTTCTCGCTCGAAACCGACATCCAGGTGTGGCGCAGCCACTCGACCAAGAGCGTCCTCGACTTTGTCAACTCGGCGGAGAATGCCATCTTCGTGGTCAACACGGTGCATCTGATCTCGCAGCTAGCGGACAATTTGATCATTGCGTGCGGTgggctgctgccactgctggcCAGCGCCACCTCGCCCAATTCCGAACTGGACGTGCTCGAGCCGACGCAGGGCATGCCGCTCGACGTGGCCGTCTCGTTCCTGCAGCGGCTGGTCAACATGGCGGACGTGCTGATATTTGCCAGCTCGCTCAACTTCAGCGAGCTCGAGGCGGAGAAGAACATGTCGTCCGGCGGCATACTGCGCCAGTGCTTGCGGCTGGTATGCACCTGCGCGGTTCGCAACTGTCTCGAGTGCAAGGAGCGTACGCGCGGCCTGTACAACGGCATGTCGCTCAAGGACATTCCGGGCGGGGTGCATCTGCAGGCGCTGATACGCGGTGCCCAGTCAACGTCCAAGACGATCATCGAGTCGCTGTCCGGGCCGATGAGCCCGGTCAAGGATCCGGAAAAGCTGCTCCAGGACATGGACATCAATCGGCTGCGGGCGGTCATATACCGCGATGTG GAGGAAACGAAGCAGGCACAGTTCCTGTCCCTCGCCATCGTGTACTTCATCTCGGTGCTGATGGTGTCGAAGTATCGGGACATCCTGGAACCGCCGGTCGAGCTGCAGATACACCGCAACTCTTCGCCGGTCATCCATCGCTCGACGCCAACACAGG AGTCAAGCAATAGGCCACTGTTTCCGCAATGGTCGCACCACGTGTACCCACAGTTCCTACCCGGATCCCATCCGAACCACCAGCCGACGATCGtgcacggcagcagcaacaccatcacctcctcctcgtcgcAAACCATCTCATCGTCGTCCGGCTCCTCGTCCGCCGGCGGATGTGGCAACCTGCttaacagcaacaacaacaacaacaacaacaacaataacaacaacaacaacaacaacaatagcaaccttatcaacaacaacacttcaGGGGGTAGCATTAATCACAAGGACGTTGCCGGGGCCAGCGTGAACGGGAGCACCTTGCCACTATACTACGGCCATGCAGGAACTGCCACGAACACGGCAACTAACAACACactgaacaacaacaacaacaacggacAAGGGTTCGGTACCGGGCCAGGCAATTGTATCTTCACCAGCGAAATGCTCAACTGCTACtcaccagctgctgctgccgccgccgcctctgCTGCCGCCATCGCCGGTGGccatctgcagcagcaccatcagcaacagcagcagccccagcactacacccagcagcagcacggactCAACAACAACTCCCTTACGGCGCTAATTAATACGGGCGGGGTCGGCTCGTACGGTGCAGGTAGCGCACCGGTCGTTGGGCTGCGCGCTGTCGGACGGACTGTTGGAACCACTGTCACTGCCGGTCTGCACAATGGTGTCGGCGTTGGTCACGGTGGCAAGCTATCGAAAG GAACTCAATCCATGCAGGAAGGTGATTACGAGGTGATAGTGGTCGACGAGAACAACTCCTCCGTTATAGCGGACAACGATTCACACTCCAGTGGTCCACTGTCGATAAAG agcgTCGACTCCGATGGCGGTTCGCTGAATCTGAACTCGACCGAGAACGATCCACAGGAAGTGGAAACATCGAGCGAAATTATGCCGGACGATAACAAACCGACGAACTCGAACGATGAAAGCTGGACGGACGTGAACCTGAACGACGATGGGGCGAGCGAGTTGAAGCCGCCGCGCACGGACGGTGGTGCGTTGGGCATTGGCGGTGTGCCCGGCAGCAACGGTAGCGGTGTCGGTACGGGCGCGGGAAGCCTTGGCCCGATGGCCAGCGCGCTTAGTGGCCGGATGGATGGCGTCACGGGAGCGAGCGTGAACTTGGGCGGCGGGGCCGGCGGTACCGGCGGCGTGAAGCACGAGTCGGACATTGCCGTGGTGCGCGTACCGGACGGATACGGTGGCCAGGTGGTGGGTCCGACCGGCGGTTCGGTACGTGGCCGGCCGGAGGACCTCAACCTGAAGGCGCCGTTTGTGAGCCAGCTGCCGCTGGCAATACCGTCGCGCGAGGCCAGCCTCACCCAGAAGCTGGAAATAGCGCTCGGTCCAGTCTGTCCCCTGTTGCGCGAAATCATGGTCGACTTTGCACCGTTCCTGTCAAAAACGCTCGTCGGCTCGCACGGCCAGGAGCTGCTGATGGAGGGCAAGGGGCTGACGACGTTCAAGAACAGCCATTCGGTGGTGGAGCTGGTGATGCTGCTCTGCTCGCAGGAGTGGCAGAATAGCCTGCAGAAGCACGCGGGCCTCGCGTTCATCGAGCTGATCAACGAGGGCCGGCTGCTGTCGCACGCGATGAAGGACCACATCGTGCGGGTCGCAAACGAGGCCGAGTTCATACTGAATCGCATGCGGGCGGACGACGTGCTGAAGCACGCTGACTTTGAATCCCAGTGCGCCCAAACGCTGCTCGAACGGAGGGAGGAGGAGCGCATGTGCGACCATCTGATCACGGCGGCCCGCCGCCGGGACAACGTGATCGCGAGCCGGCTGCTGGAGAAGGTACGCAACATCATGGGCAACCGGCACGGGGCGTGGGGCGACATGAACGCGAACTACCAGAAGCAGATCTTCTGGAAGCTGGACGCGTGGGAGGACGACGCGCGGCGCCGGAAGCGCATGGTGCAGAACCCGCGCGGCTCCAGCCATCCGCAGGCGACGCTGAAGGCGTCGCTCGAGAATGGTACGACCGGGGGAACGGTGGCAGCGGCCACCTCCAGCACCGCCAGCACCGCAGCAACCAGCGCAGACGAAGCGGTCGGTAGTGGGGACACGACAACCCCGACCAGTGCCCGACtggctggtggtggcggtggtgtggCGCGGGAGGAAATCTACTCGCAGATTGCTGTTCCCCGGTCGCAGCAGCCCGACCTGCTGGACGATTCGGAGCTGCTGATCGAGGACCGGGAGCTGGACCTCGACCTGACCGGCCCGGTCAACATCAGCACGAAGGCGAAGCTGATCGCGCCCGGCCTGGTGGCGCCCGGCACCATGTCAATTACCTCCACCGAGATGTACTTCGAGGTGGACGAGGAGAACGGCGAGTTCCAGCAGATCGACCAGGAGGTGCTGAAGTACTGCGATCATCTGCACGGCAAGTGGTACTTCTCCGAGATACGGGCCATCTTTTCCCGTCGCTATCTGCTGCAGAACGTCGCACTCGAGATCTTCCTTGCTAGTCGCACCTCGATCCTGTTTGCCTTCCCCGACCAGCACACGGTGAAGAAGGTGATCAAGGCGCTGCCGCGGGTGGGCGTCGGCATCAAGTACGGCATCCCGCAAACGCGCCGCGCGTCGATGATGTCGCCCCGGCAGCTGATGCGCAACTCGAACATGACGCAGAAGTGGCAGCGGCGCGAGATCTCCAACTTTGAGTATCTGATGTTCCTGAACACGATCGCGGGCCGCACGTACAACGATCTCAACCAGTACCCGGTGTTCCCGTGGGTCATCACCAACTACGAGTCGCGCGAGCTCGACCTCAGCCAGCCGTCGAACTATCGCGACCTTTCCAAACCGATCGGTGCGCTCAATCCGAGCCGGCGCGAGTACTTCGAGGAGCGGTACGAAACGTGGGACACGCCCGGCATACCGCCGTTCCACTACGGCACGCACTACTCGACCGCCGCCTTCGTGCTGAACTGGCTGATCCGCATCGAGCCGTTCACGACGATGTTCCTGGCGCTGCAGGGCGGCAAGTTTGACCATCCCGATCGGCTGTTCTCGTCCGTCGCGCTGTCGTGGAAGAACTGCCAGCGCGACACGTCCGACGTGAAGGAGCTCATTCCGGAGTGGTACTTCCTGCCGGAAATGTTCTACAACGCGTCCGACTACCGGCTCGGGCAGCGCGACGACGGCAGCACGGTCGGGGACGTCGAGCTGCCGCCGTGGGCGAAAACGCCCGAGGAGTTTGTGCGCATCAACCGGATGGCGCTCGAGTCGGAGTTCGTCTCCTGCCAGCTGCACCAGTGGATCGACCTCATCTTCGGCTACAAGCAGCGCGGCCCGGAAGCGATGCGGGCGACGAACGTGTTCTACTACCTCACGTACGAGGGCAGCGTTGATCTGGACACGATCGGAGATCCGGTGACGCGGGACGCGATCGAGAATCAGATCCGCAACTTCGGTCAAACGCCcagcctgctgctgatggagCCGCATCCGCCCCGGTCGTCCGCCATGCACCTGTCGCCGATGATGTTCAACACGATGCCGGACGACGTGTGCATGTCGCTCAAGTTCCATCTCAACTCGCCGATCATACACATCTCGGCGAACACGTACCCGCAGCTGCCGCTGCCGTCGGTCGTCACCGTGACTGCGGGGCACCAGTTTGCGGTCAATCGCTGGAACTGCCAGTACACCGCCAGCATCCAGAGCCCGAGCTACGCCGAGTCGACGCAAAACCTGAACGCGAACCTGCCGCTCACTATGGATCCGCTGCTGT cacaAATCAAtggacacaacaacagcaaccagcAGAATCGGCGCCACCTGGGCGACAACTTTAGCCAGAAGCTGCAGATCAAGTCGAACTGCTACGTCACCACCGTGGACAGCCGGTTCCTGATCGCGTGCGGCTTCTGGGACAACAGCTTCCGCGTGTTCTCCACCGAGACGGCCAAGATCGTGCAGATCATCTTCGGTCACTTTGGCGTGGTGACCTGCCTGTCGCGGTCGGAGTGTAACATCACGTCCGATTGCTACATTGCGTCCGGGTCGGCCGACTGCACCATACTGCTGTGGCACTGGAATGCCCGCACGCAGTCGATTGTTGGCGAGGGCGAG ATACCAACACCTCGCGCTACGCTGACAGGACACGAGACGGCCGTCACGTCGGTGGTGATCAGTGCCGAGCTCGGTCTGGTTGTTTCCGGTTCGATAA ACGGCCCGGTACTAGTCCACACGACGTTCGGTGATTTGTTGCGGTCGCTGGAGGCGCCGAAGGATTTCATCTCGCCAGAAAACATAACGCTCTCGCGCGAAGGTTTCATCGTCGTCAACTATGACGAGGGCAGCGTGGCCGCGTACACGATCAACGGAAAGCTGCTGCGCTACGAGTCGCACAACGATAATCTGCAG TGCATGCTGCTGTCTCGGGATGGCGAGTATTTAATGACCGCCGGTAACAAGGGCATCGTGGAGGTGTGGCGAACGTTCAACCTCGCACCGCTGTACGCTTTCCCGGCCTGCAACAGTGGTATACGTTCGCTGGCCCTCACGCACGACCAGAA GTATTTGCTGGCCGGTTTGGCGACTGGATCCATCATCGTGTTCCATATCGACTTCAACCGCTGGCATCACGAGTACCAGCAGCGCTACTGA